A window of the Bos indicus x Bos taurus breed Angus x Brahman F1 hybrid chromosome X, Bos_hybrid_MaternalHap_v2.0, whole genome shotgun sequence genome harbors these coding sequences:
- the RENBP gene encoding N-acylglucosamine 2-epimerase isoform X1 yields MSRGLRVWQDMEKEQETLRAWKDRVARELDRVVAFWLDHSHDQEQGGFFTCLGRDGQVYDDLKYVWLQGRQVWMYCRLYRQFERFRRPELLNAAKAGGEFLLRYAQVAPPAKKCAFVLTRDGRPVKVQRTIFSECFYTMAMNELWRVTGDARYQNEAMEMMDQIVSWVREDPSGLGRPQLPGAPASESMAVPMMLLNLVEQLGEADEELAGISAELGDWCAQRILQHVQRGGQAVLENVSEDGEELSGCLGRHQNPGHALEAGWFLLRYAIQRGDAKLRAHVIDKFLLLPFHSGWDPEHGGLFYFQDADGLCPTQLEWAMKLWWPHSEAMIAFLMGYSETGDPALLRIFYQVAEYTFHRFRDPEYGEWFGYLNRDGKVALTIKGGPFKGCFHVPRCLAMCEEMLNNLLSRLAPASALSTRSPPAGPTRPGAE; encoded by the exons ATGAGCCGGGGTCTCCGAGTGTGGCAG GACATGGAGAAGGAACAAGAGACGCTGCGGGCCTGGAAGGATCGCGTGGCGCGCGAGTTGGATCGCGTGGTGGCTTTCTGGCTGGATCATTCCCACGACCAGGAGCAGGG GGGCTTCTTCACGTGCCTTGGCCGCGACGGGCAGGTGTACGATGACCTCAAGTACGTCTGGCTGCAAGGGAGGCAG gtgtggatgtacTGTCGCTTGTACCGCCAGTTTGAGCGCTTCCGCCGCCCGGAGCTTTTGAATGCAGCTAAAGCAG GTGGCGAGTTTTTGCTGCGTTATGCCCAAGTGGCACCTCCTGCAAAGAAGTGTGCCTTTGTGCTGACCAGGGACGGCCGCCCAGTCAAGGTGCAGCGGACCATCTTCAGCGAGTGTTTTTACACCATGGCCATGAACGAGCTGTGGAGGGTGACCGGGGATGCACGGTACCAG AACGAAGCCATGGAGATGATGGATCAGATCGTGAGCTGGGTGCGGGAGGACCCCTCTGGGCTGGGCCGGCCCCAGCTCCCTGGGGCCCCAGCCTCAGAGTCCATGGCGGTGCCCATGATGCTGCTCAACCTGGTGGAGCAGCTTGGGGAGGCGGACGAGGAGCTGGCAGGCATCTCTGCGGAGCTGGGGGACTGGTGCGCTCAGAGGATTCTGCAACATGTgcag AGGGGTGGGCAGGCTGTGCTGGAGAACGTGTCAGAGGATGGTGAGGAACTCTCAGGCTGCTTGGGGAGACACCAGAACCCAG GCCATGCGCTGGAGGCTGGCTGGTTCCTGCTCCGTTATGCCATCCAGAGAGGTGATGCCAAACTTCGAGCCCACGTGATTGACAAGTTCCTACTGTTGCCTTTCCACTCTGGATGGGACCCTGAGCATGGTGGCCTCTTCTACTTCCAGGATGCTGATGGCCTCTGCCCCACCCAG ctGGAGTGGGCCATGAAGCTCTGGTGGCCACACAGTGAAGCCATGATCGCCTTCCTCATGGGCTACAGTGAGACTGGGGACCCTGCCTTGCTTCGCATCTTCTACCAGGTGGCCGAGTACACCTTCCACCGG TTTCGCGATCCAGAGTACGGGGAATGGTTTGGCTACCTGAACCGAGACGGGAAGGTCGCCCTCACTATCAAGGGGGGTCCTTTCAAAG GCTGCTTCCACGTGCCGCGGTGCCTGGCCATGTGCGAGGAGATGCTGAACAACCTGCTGAGCCGCCTCGCTCCGGCCTCAGCCCTCAGCACCCGGTCTCCGCCCGCTGGTCCCACCCGCCCGGGCGCAGAATAA
- the RENBP gene encoding N-acylglucosamine 2-epimerase isoform X2 → MEKEQETLRAWKDRVARELDRVVAFWLDHSHDQEQGGFFTCLGRDGQVYDDLKYVWLQGRQVWMYCRLYRQFERFRRPELLNAAKAGGEFLLRYAQVAPPAKKCAFVLTRDGRPVKVQRTIFSECFYTMAMNELWRVTGDARYQNEAMEMMDQIVSWVREDPSGLGRPQLPGAPASESMAVPMMLLNLVEQLGEADEELAGISAELGDWCAQRILQHVQRGGQAVLENVSEDGEELSGCLGRHQNPGHALEAGWFLLRYAIQRGDAKLRAHVIDKFLLLPFHSGWDPEHGGLFYFQDADGLCPTQLEWAMKLWWPHSEAMIAFLMGYSETGDPALLRIFYQVAEYTFHRFRDPEYGEWFGYLNRDGKVALTIKGGPFKGCFHVPRCLAMCEEMLNNLLSRLAPASALSTRSPPAGPTRPGAE, encoded by the exons ATGGAGAAGGAACAAGAGACGCTGCGGGCCTGGAAGGATCGCGTGGCGCGCGAGTTGGATCGCGTGGTGGCTTTCTGGCTGGATCATTCCCACGACCAGGAGCAGGG GGGCTTCTTCACGTGCCTTGGCCGCGACGGGCAGGTGTACGATGACCTCAAGTACGTCTGGCTGCAAGGGAGGCAG gtgtggatgtacTGTCGCTTGTACCGCCAGTTTGAGCGCTTCCGCCGCCCGGAGCTTTTGAATGCAGCTAAAGCAG GTGGCGAGTTTTTGCTGCGTTATGCCCAAGTGGCACCTCCTGCAAAGAAGTGTGCCTTTGTGCTGACCAGGGACGGCCGCCCAGTCAAGGTGCAGCGGACCATCTTCAGCGAGTGTTTTTACACCATGGCCATGAACGAGCTGTGGAGGGTGACCGGGGATGCACGGTACCAG AACGAAGCCATGGAGATGATGGATCAGATCGTGAGCTGGGTGCGGGAGGACCCCTCTGGGCTGGGCCGGCCCCAGCTCCCTGGGGCCCCAGCCTCAGAGTCCATGGCGGTGCCCATGATGCTGCTCAACCTGGTGGAGCAGCTTGGGGAGGCGGACGAGGAGCTGGCAGGCATCTCTGCGGAGCTGGGGGACTGGTGCGCTCAGAGGATTCTGCAACATGTgcag AGGGGTGGGCAGGCTGTGCTGGAGAACGTGTCAGAGGATGGTGAGGAACTCTCAGGCTGCTTGGGGAGACACCAGAACCCAG GCCATGCGCTGGAGGCTGGCTGGTTCCTGCTCCGTTATGCCATCCAGAGAGGTGATGCCAAACTTCGAGCCCACGTGATTGACAAGTTCCTACTGTTGCCTTTCCACTCTGGATGGGACCCTGAGCATGGTGGCCTCTTCTACTTCCAGGATGCTGATGGCCTCTGCCCCACCCAG ctGGAGTGGGCCATGAAGCTCTGGTGGCCACACAGTGAAGCCATGATCGCCTTCCTCATGGGCTACAGTGAGACTGGGGACCCTGCCTTGCTTCGCATCTTCTACCAGGTGGCCGAGTACACCTTCCACCGG TTTCGCGATCCAGAGTACGGGGAATGGTTTGGCTACCTGAACCGAGACGGGAAGGTCGCCCTCACTATCAAGGGGGGTCCTTTCAAAG GCTGCTTCCACGTGCCGCGGTGCCTGGCCATGTGCGAGGAGATGCTGAACAACCTGCTGAGCCGCCTCGCTCCGGCCTCAGCCCTCAGCACCCGGTCTCCGCCCGCTGGTCCCACCCGCCCGGGCGCAGAATAA
- the NAA10 gene encoding N-alpha-acetyltransferase 10 isoform X1: protein MNIRNARPEDLMNMQHCNLLCLPENYQMKYYFYHGLSWPQLSYIAEDENGKIVGYVLAKMEEDPDDVPHGHITSLAVKRSHRRLGLAQKLMDQASRAMIENFNAKYVSLHVRKSNRAALHLYSNTLNFQISEVEPKYYADGEDAYAMKRDLTQMADELRRHLELKEKGRHVVLGSIENKMEGKGNSLPSSGEACREEKGLVAEDSGGDSKDLSEVSETTESTDVKDSSEASDSAS, encoded by the exons ATGAACATCCGCAATGCGAGG CCAGAGGACCTGATGAACATGCAACACTGCAACCTCCTGTGCCTGCCTGAGAACTACCAGATGAAATATTATTTCTACCATGGCCTCTCCTGGCCCCAG CTCTCGTACATCGCTGAGGACGAGAATGGGAAGATCGTGGGGTACGTCCTGGCCAAAAT GGAAGAAGACCCGGACGATGTGCCCCATGGACATATCACCTCGCTG GCTGTTAAGCGTTCCCACCGGCGTCTTGGCCTGGCTCAAAAGCTGATGGACCAGGCCTCCCGAGCCATGATTGAGAACTTCAATGCCAAATATGTCTCCCTGCATGTCAGGAAGAG TAACCGGGCAGCTCTGCACCTCTATTCCAACACGCTCAACTTTCA gatcAGTGAAGTGGAGCCCAAATACTACGCTGACGGGGAAGATGCATACGCCATGAAGCGGGACCTCACCCAGATGGCCGATGAG CTGAGGCGGCACCTGGAGCTGAAGGAGAAGGGCAGGCACGTGGTACTGGGCTCCATCGAGAACAAGATGGAAGGCAAGGGCAACTCGCTTCCAAGCTCAGGGGAGGCCTGTCGTGAGGAAAAGGGCCTGGTTGCGGAGGACAGCGGTGGTGACAGCAAGGACCTCAGCGAGGTCAGCGAGACCACAGAGAGCACCGACGTTAAGGACAGCTCAGAGGCCTCTGACTCGGCCTCCTAG
- the NAA10 gene encoding N-alpha-acetyltransferase 10 isoform X2, translating to MNMQHCNLLCLPENYQMKYYFYHGLSWPQLSYIAEDENGKIVGYVLAKMEEDPDDVPHGHITSLAVKRSHRRLGLAQKLMDQASRAMIENFNAKYVSLHVRKSNRAALHLYSNTLNFQISEVEPKYYADGEDAYAMKRDLTQMADELRRHLELKEKGRHVVLGSIENKMEGKGNSLPSSGEACREEKGLVAEDSGGDSKDLSEVSETTESTDVKDSSEASDSAS from the exons ATGAACATGCAACACTGCAACCTCCTGTGCCTGCCTGAGAACTACCAGATGAAATATTATTTCTACCATGGCCTCTCCTGGCCCCAG CTCTCGTACATCGCTGAGGACGAGAATGGGAAGATCGTGGGGTACGTCCTGGCCAAAAT GGAAGAAGACCCGGACGATGTGCCCCATGGACATATCACCTCGCTG GCTGTTAAGCGTTCCCACCGGCGTCTTGGCCTGGCTCAAAAGCTGATGGACCAGGCCTCCCGAGCCATGATTGAGAACTTCAATGCCAAATATGTCTCCCTGCATGTCAGGAAGAG TAACCGGGCAGCTCTGCACCTCTATTCCAACACGCTCAACTTTCA gatcAGTGAAGTGGAGCCCAAATACTACGCTGACGGGGAAGATGCATACGCCATGAAGCGGGACCTCACCCAGATGGCCGATGAG CTGAGGCGGCACCTGGAGCTGAAGGAGAAGGGCAGGCACGTGGTACTGGGCTCCATCGAGAACAAGATGGAAGGCAAGGGCAACTCGCTTCCAAGCTCAGGGGAGGCCTGTCGTGAGGAAAAGGGCCTGGTTGCGGAGGACAGCGGTGGTGACAGCAAGGACCTCAGCGAGGTCAGCGAGACCACAGAGAGCACCGACGTTAAGGACAGCTCAGAGGCCTCTGACTCGGCCTCCTAG